The following are from one region of the Falco biarmicus isolate bFalBia1 chromosome 1, bFalBia1.pri, whole genome shotgun sequence genome:
- the ACSL1 gene encoding long-chain-fatty-acid--CoA ligase 1 yields the protein MQAHELFRHLRMPELGDVRQYVRTLPTNTLMGFGAFAALTTYWYATRPKALKPPCDLAMQSVEVEGGEHARRSSLLNSDELLVCYYDDVRTAYDIFQRGVQVSNNGPCLGVRKPNQPYEWISYKEVLDRAECVGSALLHRGFKPSQVQYVGIFSQNRPEWVIIEQGCYAFSMVVVPLYDTLGTEAITYIVNKADLSLVFCDKPDKAKLLLTSVEKGETPILNTIVIMESFGTDLVQRGKKCGVEIFSMREIEELGRTHRQKPMPPKPEDLAVICFTSGTTGNPKGAMITHQNIVSNASAFVKTTEKTFMPSSDDVLISFLPLAHMFERIVECVVLCHGARIGFFQGDIRLLMDDLKTLQPTVFPVVPRLLNRMFDKIFGQADTSLKRWMLDFASKRKEAELRSGIVRNNSFWDKVIFRKIQASLGGKVRLMVTGAAPVSASVLTFLRTALGCQFYEGYGQTECTAGCSLSLPGDWTAGHVGAPMPCSIIKLVDVQEMNYLAAKGEGEVCVKGPNVFRGYLKDPEKTAEALDKDGWLHTGDIGKWLPNGTLKIIDRKKHIFKLAQGEYIAPEKIENVYLRCEALAQVFVHGESLQAFLVAIVVPDPETLRNWAKKRGFEGSYEELCKNKDVKKHILEDMVRIGKESGLKSFEQVKDIVMHTEMFSIENGLLTPTLKAKRPELRKYFQSQIDELYANAKM from the exons GGTGGTGAGCATGCTCGAAGGTCATCTCTTCTTAACAGTGATGAACTGTTGGTTTGCTACTACGATGATGTGAGGACAGCTTATGATATCTTCCAAAGGGGTGTGCAAGTATCAA ATAATGGTCCATGTCTAGGTGTtagaaaaccaaaccagccGTATGAGTGGATCTCCTATAAAGAA GTTTTAGACAGAGCTGAGTGTGTGGGCTCTGCATTGCTCCATCGAGGCTTCAAACCATCTCAAGTTCAATATGTAGGAATCTTCTCACAAAACAGACCTGAG TGGGTTATCATTGAACAGGGATGCTATGCATTCTCCATGGTGGTGGTGCCACTCTATGATACACTGGGAACGGAAGCAATTACATATATTGTGAACAAAG CTGACTTGTCATTGGTTTTCTGTGACAAACCTGACAAGGCCAAACTTCTGCTAACCAGCGTGGAAAAAGGGGAAACTCCAATACTCAACACCATTGTTATCATGGAGTCTTTTGGCACGGATCTTGTGCAGCGTGGCAAAAAGTGTGGGGTGGAAATCTTCAGCATGAGAGAAATAGAG GAGCTGGGAAGAACACACAGGCAGAAACCTATG CCTCCAAAGCCAGAAGATCTAGCAGTCATCTGTTTCACCAGTGGAACGACAG GAAACCCTAAAGGAGCTATGATCACTCATCAAAACATAGTCAGCAATGCTTCAGCTTTCGTGAAAACTACAGAG aaaacatttatgcCTTCCTCTGATGATGTTCTGATATCATTCCTGCCCTTGGCTCATATGTTTGAGAGAATTGTAGAG TGTGTGGTTCTGTGCCATGGAGCTCGGATAGGATTCTTTCAAGGGGATATCAGACTACTTATGGATGACCTAAAAACACTGCAGCCAACTGTATTTCCTGTAGTACCCAGATTGTTGAACAGAATGTTTGACAAG ATTTTTGGACAGGCAGATACTTCATTAAAGAGGTGGATGCTGGATTTTGCttccaaaaggaaagaagcagaactCAGAAGTGGTATAGTTAGAAATAACAGTTTCTGGGATAAAGTAATCTTCCGCAAAATACAG GCAAGTTTGGGAGGAAAAGTAAGGCTGATGGTTACAGGAGCAGCACCTGTATCTGCAAGTGTACTGACCTTCCTGAGAACAGCTCTTGGCTGTCAG TTCTATGAAGGTTATGGACAGACTGAATGCACAGCTGGATGCTCACTGTCACTGCCTGGTGACTGGACAGCAG GTCATGTTGGAGCACCCATGCCATGCAGTATCATCAAGCTTGTTGATGTACAAGAAATGAATTACTTGGCTGCCAAAGGAGAGGGTGAG GTGTGTGTAAAAGGGCCGAATGTATTTCGTGGCTATTTGAAAGATCCcgaaaaaacagcagaagctcTGGACAAAGATGGCTGGCTTCATACGGGAGATATTGGGAAATGGCTACCG AATGGTACATTGAAGATCATTGACCGGAAAAAACACATATTTAAATTAGCTCAGGGAGAGTACATAGCAccagagaaaatagaaaatgtgtaTCTGAGATGTGAAGCACTTGCTCAGGTGTTTGTCCATGGAGAAAGCTTGCAG GCCTTCCTAGTAGCTATTGTGGTACCTGATCCTGAGACTTTGCGCAACTGGGCCAAGAAAAGAGGATTTGAAGGCTCATATGAAGAGTTATGCAAGAACAAG GATGTCAAAAAACACATTCTGGAAGACATGGTGAGGATTGGGAAAGAATCTGGTTTGAAGTCATTTGAACAG GTCAAAGACATTGTCATGcacactgaaatgttttctattgAAAATGGCCTGCTGACACCAACGCTGAAGGCGAAGAGACCAGAACTGcgaaaatattttcagtcacaGATAGATGAACTCTATGCTAATGCcaaaatgtaa
- the CENPU gene encoding centromere protein U isoform X1, whose protein sequence is MSTKKKRKINHSSHKSKEHKAKSHPPRKVLPLEEPDVSRILKVAEDNQLEDLNDSFDHPLHSTAVDAYGEECSQNKSLGHVSSQQRKKPERRKKTHHSKPSDSDVQKFSSSDPEDEPPKDNVKALNTTQLQAKKKRQPSEDSTSDLSEDGPCSVQLWCPKELKRSSRDITELDVVLAEFEKITANYKPSIESNICKKAINGFCSAFKGQIADLIVEAQQLKDIKKKNAKVVKDISKKSQQLLQLREELIRAEPQLIQLKREYAEMQERTSALRQATEFVTGLKELQQDYLEYREENPKEKEIYGLSSLPALLVESRRILGAEGHFQNINRKLEEALAVQRGKLSEKH, encoded by the exons ATGtccacaaagaagaaaaggaagataaatcATTCTAGCCATAAATCCAAG GAACACAAAGCTAAGTCCCATCCTCCGCGGAAAGTACTTCCACTTGAGGAACCAGATGTCTCAAGGATACTGAAGGTAGCAGAAGACAATCAACTTGAGGACCTTAACGATTCATTTG ATCACCCTTTGCACAGTACTGCTGTGGATGCTTATGGAGAAGAGTGTTCACAAAACAAGTCACTTGGTCATGTTTCatcacagcaaaggaaaaaaccagaaagaag gaaaaaaacGCATCACTCAAAACCATCTGATAGTGATGTTCAGAAATTCAGCTCATCTGATCCTGAAGATGAACCCCCCAAGGATAATGTG AAGGCTCTGAACACTACTCAACTCCAGGCGAAAAAAAAGCGACAACCTTCAGAGGACAGCACATCCGATCTTTCTG AGGATGGCCCATGTTCTGTACAGCTTTGGTGTCCCAAAGAGCTGAAGAGATCTTCTAGAGATATTACAGAACTGGATGTTGTTCTGGCTGAATTTGAGAAGATAACAGCAAATTACAA ACCAAGCATAGAATCTAACATTTGCAAAAAAGCTATCAATGgcttctgttctgctttcaaGGGCCAGATCGCCGATCTT ataGTAGAAGCCCAGCAATTAAaggatataaagaaaaaaaatgctaag GTAGTAAAAGACATCAGTAAGAAAAGCCAGCAACTGTTGCAACTCAGAGAAGAGCTCATTAG AGCTGAACCACAACTGATACAACTAAAAAGAGAGTATGCTGAGATGCAGGAAAGGACATCTGCCTTGAGACAAGCAACTGAATTTGTTACTGGTTTAAAGGAGCTACAACAAGACTATCTGGAGTATagagaagaaaacccaaaagaaaaagagata TATGGACtttccagcctccctgctctTCTGGTGGAGTCGCGGAGAATTCTAGGAGCAGAAGGACACTTTCAGAATATTAATAGGAAACTGGAAGAGGCTCTGGCTGTACAAAGAGGGAAGTTATCAGAGAAACATTAA
- the CENPU gene encoding centromere protein U isoform X2, protein MSTKKKRKINHSSHKSKEHKAKSHPPRKVLPLEEPDVSRILKVAEDNQLEDLNDSFDHPLHSTAVDAYGEECSQNKSLGHVSSQQRKKPERRKKTHHSKPSDSDVQKFSSSDPEDEPPKDNVALNTTQLQAKKKRQPSEDSTSDLSEDGPCSVQLWCPKELKRSSRDITELDVVLAEFEKITANYKPSIESNICKKAINGFCSAFKGQIADLIVEAQQLKDIKKKNAKVVKDISKKSQQLLQLREELIRAEPQLIQLKREYAEMQERTSALRQATEFVTGLKELQQDYLEYREENPKEKEIYGLSSLPALLVESRRILGAEGHFQNINRKLEEALAVQRGKLSEKH, encoded by the exons ATGtccacaaagaagaaaaggaagataaatcATTCTAGCCATAAATCCAAG GAACACAAAGCTAAGTCCCATCCTCCGCGGAAAGTACTTCCACTTGAGGAACCAGATGTCTCAAGGATACTGAAGGTAGCAGAAGACAATCAACTTGAGGACCTTAACGATTCATTTG ATCACCCTTTGCACAGTACTGCTGTGGATGCTTATGGAGAAGAGTGTTCACAAAACAAGTCACTTGGTCATGTTTCatcacagcaaaggaaaaaaccagaaagaag gaaaaaaacGCATCACTCAAAACCATCTGATAGTGATGTTCAGAAATTCAGCTCATCTGATCCTGAAGATGAACCCCCCAAGGATAATGTG GCTCTGAACACTACTCAACTCCAGGCGAAAAAAAAGCGACAACCTTCAGAGGACAGCACATCCGATCTTTCTG AGGATGGCCCATGTTCTGTACAGCTTTGGTGTCCCAAAGAGCTGAAGAGATCTTCTAGAGATATTACAGAACTGGATGTTGTTCTGGCTGAATTTGAGAAGATAACAGCAAATTACAA ACCAAGCATAGAATCTAACATTTGCAAAAAAGCTATCAATGgcttctgttctgctttcaaGGGCCAGATCGCCGATCTT ataGTAGAAGCCCAGCAATTAAaggatataaagaaaaaaaatgctaag GTAGTAAAAGACATCAGTAAGAAAAGCCAGCAACTGTTGCAACTCAGAGAAGAGCTCATTAG AGCTGAACCACAACTGATACAACTAAAAAGAGAGTATGCTGAGATGCAGGAAAGGACATCTGCCTTGAGACAAGCAACTGAATTTGTTACTGGTTTAAAGGAGCTACAACAAGACTATCTGGAGTATagagaagaaaacccaaaagaaaaagagata TATGGACtttccagcctccctgctctTCTGGTGGAGTCGCGGAGAATTCTAGGAGCAGAAGGACACTTTCAGAATATTAATAGGAAACTGGAAGAGGCTCTGGCTGTACAAAGAGGGAAGTTATCAGAGAAACATTAA